In Cyprinus carpio isolate SPL01 chromosome B16, ASM1834038v1, whole genome shotgun sequence, the following are encoded in one genomic region:
- the rundc3b gene encoding RUN domain-containing protein 3B, giving the protein MASLNIGFNGARKKTAARIRAVERRNLITVCRFSVKTLIDRSCFETIDDTSAEFINFVSILEHILSHRLKGQVSWFGYESPRSFWDYIRIACSKVPHSCIHSIENMENVRSSKAKGRAWIRVALMEKRLSEYISAALRDFKTTRRFYEEGAIVLGEEAGLLADTLIGLNAIDFSFCLKGEGLDESCPAVIDYTPYLKFTQTSDSISSDEEEMRTLGSSGSEAGTPESHMAASLLADQNTWYSKSKRLEQKYRVVLEQKGYLEELVCLREAQLSESVSQNKSLLQRLTDTEISHKQEKEQLEFIILELQDQLTVMKNHDLRSRQELTSHLTNQWPSPGALDTNAVALDTLLYRKRTEPWEEKSFQSLEQLSADMSLSQTSLEPAQLNTHSLDSKAGLTHWHREGKEDTPSLRGLCGSLTSVASYKSLASLKSSEYLASPTTDMTSPGLTPS; this is encoded by the exons GTTCTCAGTGAAGACCCTCATTGATCGCTCATGTTTTGAGACGATAGACGACACGTCTGCTGAGTTCATCAACTTTGTCTCCATTCTAGAACATATTCTCAGCCATAGACTGAAAG GTCAGGTCAGCTGGTTTGGCTATGAGAGCCCGCGCAGTTTCTGGGATTACATACGTATAGCGTGTAGTAAAGTCCCGCACAGCTGCATCCACAGCATCGAGAACATGGAGAACGTCCGCAGCTCTAAAGCAAAG GGTCGTGCCTGGATAAGAGTGGCGTTAATGGAGAAGCGTTTGTCTGAATATATCTCTGCAGCTCTGAGAGACTTCAAAACTACAAG GAGGTTTTATGAGGAGGGTGCTATAGTTCTGGGTGAGGAGGCGGGGCTTCTTGCAGATACTCTGATTGGACTGAATGCCATTGACTTCAG TTTCTGTCTGAAAGGGGAGGGGCTTGATGAGAGCTGTCCCGCCGTCATTGACTACACACCGTACCTTAAATTCACACAAAC ttCTGACAGCATTAGCAGCGATGAGGAGGAAATGAGAACGCTGGGCAGCAGCGGAAGTGAAGCAGGCACTCCTGAATCCCACATGGCTGCCAGTCTGCTGGCCGATCAGAACACCTGGTACAGCAAGAGCAAAAGACTAGAGCAGAAATACAGAGTCGTGCTGGAACAGAAG gGTTATCTGGAGGAGCTGGTGTGCCTGAGGGAAGCTCAGCTCTCTGAGTCTGTCTCTCAGAATAAATCTCTACTGCAACGACTCACTGACACCGAAATCAGCCACAAACAGGAGAAAGAGCAGCTGGAGTTCATCATACTGGAGCTGCAGGATCAGCT GACGGTGATGAAGAACCATGACCTTCGCTCCAGACAGGAGCTTACCTCGCACCTGACAAACCAATGGCCCTCACCTGGTGCCTTGGATACTAATGCAGTTGCCTTGGATACACTCCTGTACAGGAAACGCACAGAACCATGGGAAGA GAAAAGCTTCCAGAGTTTGGAGCAGCTTTCTGCAGATATGAGTCTCTCTCAGACGTCTCTGGAGCCAGcacaactgaacacacacagTCTGGACAGCAAGGCAGGACTTACACACTGGCACAGAGAAG GGAAAGAGGATACTCCGTCTCTGAGGGGTTTGTGTGGTTCCTTAACCTCAGTGGCCAGTTACAAATCTCTGGCCAGTCTGAAGTCCAGTGAGTATCTGGCCAGTCCAACAACAGACATGACCAGCCCAGGACTGACTCCATCCTGA
- the slc25a40 gene encoding solute carrier family 25 member 40, producing the protein MITGKGLEMSSQKSSSVPREYITPVQQMIASCSGAIITSLFVTPLDVVKTRLQVQRNPFPKGKCFVYCNGLMDHVCVCENGNSKAWYKKPGHFSGTLDAFIKIIRMEGIRSLWSGLPPTLVMAVPATVIYFTCYDQLCAVLKLRMGDRSDYAPLLAGAIARVGSVTVISPLELIRTKMQSEKQSYRELSAVIQSALHSEGWRSLWRGWGPTLLRDVPFSAMYWFNYEKGKAWLCQYYNSTDPTFAITFTAGALSGSFASVVTLPFDVVKTKRQVELGELQTMKLSTQVSSSTYHLMKRIVAENGVSGLFAGFLPRLIKVAPACAIMISTYEFGKAFFRRYNQKKEGDTTTAQHVISHTKPRI; encoded by the exons ATGATAACTGGTAAAG GCTTGGAGATGAGCTCTCAGAAAAGTTCTTCAGTCCCCAGGGAGTACATTACACCCGTCCAGCAGATGATTGCGTCTTGTTCTGGGGCAATTATTACGTCACTGTTTG TAACACCTCTGGATGTGGTGAAGACCAGACTGCAGGTACAAAGGAATCCTTTTCCAAAAG GAAAATGTTTTGTGTACTGTAATGGCCTGATGGATCATGTATGCGTCTGTGAGAATGGCAATTCAAAGGCATGGTACAAAAAACCTGGTCATTTCTCCGGCACTTTG GATGCCTTTATTAAGATTATACGCATGGAAGGAATCAGGTCTCTATGGAGCGGTCTTCCTCCAACACT AGTGATGGCAGTGCCTGCAACAGTCATCTATTTCACATGTTACGATCAGCTATGTGCTGTTCTCAAGCTCAGGATGGGCGACCGATCAGATTATGCACCGCTGTTGGCCGGTGCCATCGCGAGAG TGGGGTCGGTTACAGTAATCAGCCCCCTGGAGCTGATCCGCACTAAAATGCAGTCTGAGAAGCAGTCGTACCGAGAGCTGAGCGCTGTGATCCAGTCAGCGCTGCACAGCGAGGGCTGGCGGTCTCTGTGGAGGGGCTGGGGTCCCACGCTGCTCCGAGATGTCCCATTCTCAG CTATGTACTGGTTTAACTATGAGAAGGGTAAAGCCTGGCTCTGTCAATACTACAACTCTACAGATCCAACCTTTGCCATCACATTCACAGCTGGAGCGCTGTCTGGATCA tttgcaTCAGTCGTCACATTGCCGTTTGATGTGGTCAAGACAAAACGACAGGTAGAACTGGGTGAACTGCAGACAATGAAAT TGTCCACACAAGTCTCATCCAGCACATATCATTTGATGAAAAGGATAGTTGCTGAAAATGGAGTATCAGGACTATTTGCAG GTTTTCTGCCGAGGCTGATTAAAGTGGCTCCGGCATGTGCTATAATGATCAGCACATATGAGTTCGGAAAAGCTTTTTTCCGCAGATACAACCAGAAGAAAGAGGGTGACACAACTACAGCCCAGCACGTGATCTCACACACCAAACCACGGATTTAG